A stretch of bacterium DNA encodes these proteins:
- a CDS encoding metal-dependent hydrolase, whose amino-acid sequence MNITYLSHSSFLLEDGTHTVVIDPFLTGNPNAPMKAEDIDAQFVVLTHAHGDHIGDAFEIAKRCDALVIAVNELANFAAENGARAHNMHIGGAYTFPFGRLKFTIAHHGSSSPDGRYMGEPAGVVITMGGKTVYHTGDTGLFLDMQLIGQRDAIDCMIAPIGDNFTMGIDDAVKAVEFAKPGLAIPIHYNTFPVIEADPQEFRSKVEASGHQARVLDFGERYEL is encoded by the coding sequence CTGAACATTACGTATCTGAGCCATTCTTCTTTTCTTCTGGAGGACGGGACGCACACGGTGGTGATCGATCCGTTTCTGACAGGAAATCCGAACGCGCCGATGAAGGCGGAGGATATCGATGCGCAGTTTGTGGTGCTGACGCATGCGCATGGCGATCATATCGGCGATGCATTCGAGATTGCGAAACGCTGCGATGCGCTGGTGATCGCAGTGAATGAACTCGCCAATTTTGCAGCTGAAAATGGTGCCCGGGCACATAACATGCATATCGGCGGTGCTTACACGTTTCCTTTCGGACGACTGAAATTCACCATCGCACATCACGGATCGTCATCTCCCGACGGCAGATACATGGGTGAACCTGCAGGGGTCGTTATCACCATGGGCGGCAAGACGGTGTATCACACCGGCGATACCGGCCTTTTCCTCGATATGCAGCTCATCGGGCAGCGGGATGCCATCGACTGCATGATCGCGCCGATTGGAGATAATTTCACCATGGGCATCGATGACGCGGTGAAGGCGGTGGAGTTCGCCAAGCCGGGCCTGGCCATTCCCATTCACTATAACACCTTTCCCGTGATCGAGGCCGACCCGCAGGAGTTTCGCAGCAAGGTGGAAGCGTCGGGACATCAGGCGCGCGTTCTCGACTTCGGTGAACGCTACGAACTCTGA
- a CDS encoding T9SS type A sorting domain-containing protein: MANTYCMIGENRNQIACDPNTGSVAIVFRGDDRSPDGDGNTLYIRYSTDDGNSWSPKGGNVATTDQPRYPNIFLPNAGETVPQTALLWPQVVSFGDGSEGFGEINAMKSGLMNQSPAYATVPGPPDWGIPWSIMMDRSTGDLYSAAEAIDPSNGLSYEEYYLLKSTDGGENWNAASLENPFFKSGIVPNGYAALSHRLSISPNGSTMVASWVQLSETEPGRANLIDELHAIAWRISTNGGESWGEVQTVRLSELQDRPAPFETKIAQSWDLDVVLDADNIPHFLTVCSADLNPFNPFDEALPDSSINLRHVDSTFVTEIFRDTRGTWHILPAGPVYRVRTDRLAFTSQSESDEAAVFRNEVAWARNGDGTKLWAKWITPMLTWTVADVAGTPTLFEDTITQIYANGRHIASNLKRPWTYSWDFAEPDHNTAEMDSMMRLTALTDVGAKYTKMAAYAGEQDQLHILFVEWGIGERTDDDPLLANQYVWYLTGANVPVSLVDARDDRGTVAQFSLEANSPNPFTGGTAIRYSLPHGMYMRLAVHDALGREVARLVDGQQSAGRHSVRFNAGDLPAGIYFCKMDNGKTSTSRKLMLIR, encoded by the coding sequence ATGGCAAACACCTATTGCATGATCGGTGAGAACCGCAATCAGATAGCGTGTGACCCGAATACAGGAAGTGTCGCCATTGTATTTCGCGGTGATGACCGCTCCCCCGATGGTGACGGGAATACGTTGTATATCCGTTACTCCACCGACGATGGAAACAGCTGGTCGCCCAAAGGCGGCAATGTGGCGACCACAGACCAGCCCCGTTACCCGAATATATTCCTTCCCAATGCCGGAGAAACGGTACCGCAAACCGCACTGCTCTGGCCGCAGGTCGTCAGCTTCGGAGACGGCAGCGAGGGATTCGGTGAAATCAATGCGATGAAATCGGGGCTGATGAATCAGTCCCCCGCGTATGCAACAGTACCGGGTCCCCCGGACTGGGGCATCCCCTGGTCAATCATGATGGATCGGAGCACCGGCGATCTCTATTCCGCCGCGGAGGCGATCGATCCCTCCAACGGACTCTCCTACGAGGAATACTACCTTCTCAAATCGACTGACGGCGGCGAGAACTGGAATGCTGCGAGCCTTGAAAATCCGTTTTTCAAATCGGGCATCGTGCCGAACGGCTATGCAGCGCTGAGTCATCGCCTGAGCATCTCACCGAACGGAAGTACGATGGTCGCGAGCTGGGTACAGCTCAGCGAGACCGAACCGGGACGCGCCAACCTGATCGACGAACTGCACGCCATCGCATGGCGCATTTCAACGAACGGAGGAGAGAGCTGGGGTGAGGTACAAACCGTAAGACTGTCCGAACTGCAGGATCGTCCTGCCCCCTTCGAGACGAAGATTGCGCAGTCCTGGGATCTCGATGTCGTGCTCGACGCCGACAACATCCCGCATTTCCTTACCGTCTGCTCCGCTGATCTGAATCCCTTCAATCCCTTCGATGAAGCGCTGCCCGATTCCTCCATCAATCTCCGGCATGTCGACTCCACCTTCGTCACCGAAATCTTCCGTGACACCCGTGGGACATGGCACATCCTTCCCGCGGGACCCGTGTACCGGGTGCGTACGGACAGACTGGCGTTCACATCACAGTCGGAGAGCGATGAAGCTGCGGTGTTTCGGAATGAAGTCGCATGGGCACGCAACGGGGATGGAACGAAACTCTGGGCGAAGTGGATCACGCCCATGCTGACATGGACCGTGGCCGATGTTGCGGGAACTCCCACGCTGTTTGAAGACACGATCACGCAAATCTATGCCAATGGACGGCACATCGCATCGAACCTGAAACGGCCCTGGACCTATTCCTGGGATTTCGCCGAACCCGATCACAATACCGCGGAGATGGACAGCATGATGCGGCTGACCGCGCTGACCGATGTGGGTGCAAAATACACCAAGATGGCCGCGTATGCCGGTGAGCAGGACCAGCTCCACATTCTCTTTGTAGAATGGGGCATCGGGGAGCGAACTGACGATGATCCCCTGCTCGCCAACCAGTACGTCTGGTATCTCACCGGAGCGAATGTCCCGGTATCCCTCGTCGACGCTCGCGATGACCGCGGCACGGTTGCACAGTTTTCACTCGAGGCGAACTCGCCCAATCCTTTCACGGGAGGCACCGCGATACGCTACAGCCTCCCGCATGGGATGTACATGCGGTTGGCCGTGCACGACGCCCTTGGAAGGGAGGTTGCACGCCTGGTCGACGGGCAGCAGTCCGCCGGCCGGCACAGCGTACGATTCAACGCCGGGGATCTCCCCGCAGGCATCTACTTCTGCAAAATGGATAATGGCAAGACAAGCACTTCGCGCAAATTGATGCTGATCAGATGA